The following are encoded together in the Erwinia sp. E602 genome:
- the dacB gene encoding serine-type D-Ala-D-Ala carboxypeptidase: protein MRFPRIVTSLACAMALQAQAAPVEDYTQYLPDGANLALMVQKIGASAPSVEYHSQQMALPASTMKVITALAAMLQLGPDYRFHTQLESKGSVSGNTLNGDLVARFGGDPTLTRQDLRNMVASLRKQGVEHIAGNLVIDTSVFASHDKAPGWPWNDMTQCFSAPPGAAIVDRNCFSVSLYSAPKAGDKAFIRVASWYPVTMFSEVRTLAKGSPDAQYCELDVVPGELSRFTLTGCLTQRAEPLPLAFAIQDGASYAGAILKAELKSAGIDYSGSLLRQTQVTPPATVLAETQSAPLSALLKIMLKKSDNMIADTVFRTIGHERFGVPGTWRAGSDAVRQILRQKAGIDMGNSIQVDGSGLSRHDLISPATMMQVLQYIAQNDQQLNIIAMLPLAGYDGTLRYRGGLHEAGVDGKVSAKTGSLQGVYNLAGFMTTASGQRVAFVQFLSGYAVPPEDQRQRRIPLVRFESRLYKDVYRNN, encoded by the coding sequence ATGCGATTTCCACGAATTGTTACCAGCCTGGCCTGCGCAATGGCGCTGCAGGCGCAGGCGGCCCCCGTCGAAGATTACACCCAGTATTTACCTGACGGCGCGAATCTGGCGCTGATGGTACAGAAGATCGGTGCCTCTGCCCCCTCCGTTGAGTATCACAGCCAGCAGATGGCGCTGCCGGCCAGTACCATGAAGGTGATTACCGCCCTGGCCGCGATGCTGCAGCTGGGGCCGGATTACCGTTTCCATACCCAGCTGGAGAGCAAAGGCAGCGTCAGCGGCAACACGCTGAACGGCGACCTGGTGGCGCGATTTGGCGGCGATCCGACGCTAACGCGCCAGGATCTGCGCAATATGGTGGCCAGCCTGAGAAAACAGGGCGTGGAACATATTGCCGGCAACCTGGTCATCGATACCTCGGTGTTTGCCAGCCATGATAAGGCCCCCGGCTGGCCATGGAATGACATGACCCAGTGCTTCAGCGCCCCGCCGGGTGCGGCGATCGTTGACCGTAACTGTTTCTCCGTCTCGCTCTACAGCGCGCCTAAAGCCGGTGACAAAGCCTTTATCCGCGTAGCGTCCTGGTACCCGGTGACCATGTTCAGCGAAGTGCGCACGCTGGCGAAGGGGTCACCGGACGCCCAGTACTGCGAGCTGGACGTGGTGCCGGGCGAGCTGAGCCGCTTCACGCTGACCGGCTGCCTGACCCAGCGTGCGGAACCGCTACCGCTGGCCTTTGCCATCCAGGACGGGGCCAGCTACGCCGGGGCAATCCTGAAAGCCGAGCTGAAAAGCGCGGGAATAGACTACAGCGGCAGCCTGCTGCGCCAGACGCAGGTGACACCACCGGCCACGGTGCTGGCGGAGACTCAGTCCGCGCCGCTCAGCGCGCTGCTGAAGATCATGCTGAAAAAGTCAGACAACATGATCGCCGATACCGTATTCCGCACCATCGGCCATGAACGTTTCGGCGTGCCGGGCACCTGGCGGGCGGGATCGGATGCGGTACGCCAGATCCTGCGGCAGAAGGCCGGGATCGATATGGGCAACAGTATCCAGGTGGATGGCTCTGGGCTGTCGCGCCACGATCTGATCTCACCGGCGACCATGATGCAGGTGCTGCAGTACATCGCGCAGAACGATCAGCAGCTGAATATCATCGCCATGCTGCCGCTGGCGGGCTATGACGGCACCCTGCGCTACCGCGGTGGCCTGCATGAGGCGGGCGTCGATGGCAAGGTGTCGGCCAAAACCGGCTCGCTGCAGGGCGTCTACAACCTGGCCGGCTTTATGACCACCGCCAGCGGCCAGCGGGTAGCCTTTGTGCAGTTCCTGTCCGGCTATGCGGTGCCACCGGAGGATCAGCGCCAGCGTCGTATCCCGCTGGTGCGTTTCGAAAGCCGTCTGTACAAGGACGTTTACCGTAACAACTAA
- the greA gene encoding transcription elongation factor GreA gives MNQIPMTLKGAEKLREELDELKTVKRPRIIASIAEAREHGDLKENAEYHAAREEQGFCEGRIQEIEAKLSNSQVIDVTKMASNANGRVIFGATVTVFNVDTDEESTYRIVGDDEADFKQNLISVNSPMARGLIGKVVDDVAVIKTPGGDKEFEILKVEYL, from the coding sequence ATGAATCAGATTCCGATGACGTTAAAGGGCGCGGAAAAACTGCGCGAAGAGCTGGACGAGCTGAAAACGGTTAAGCGACCGCGCATTATTGCCTCGATTGCGGAAGCACGCGAGCACGGCGACCTGAAAGAGAACGCGGAATACCACGCTGCCCGCGAAGAGCAGGGCTTTTGTGAAGGCCGTATCCAGGAGATTGAAGCCAAGCTCTCCAACTCACAGGTGATCGACGTCACCAAAATGGCCAGCAACGCCAACGGTCGGGTAATCTTCGGTGCTACCGTTACCGTCTTCAACGTGGATACGGATGAAGAGTCTACCTACCGCATCGTGGGTGATGATGAAGCGGACTTTAAGCAGAATCTGATCTCGGTAAACTCGCCAATGGCGCGCGGACTGATCGGCAAGGTGGTTGATGACGTGGCGGTGATCAAAACCCCCGGCGGCGACAAAGAATTCGAGATCCTCAAGGTCGAGTACCTCTGA
- the yhbY gene encoding ribosome assembly RNA-binding protein YhbY encodes MNLSTKQKQHLKGLAHPLKPVVMLGNNGLTEGVLAEIEHALEHHELIKVKIATEDRETKALVVDAIVRETRAVNVQVIGKTLVLYRPTKERKITIPR; translated from the coding sequence ATGAATCTGAGTACCAAACAAAAACAGCACCTGAAAGGTCTGGCCCATCCCCTGAAGCCCGTTGTCATGCTGGGCAACAATGGTTTGACCGAAGGCGTGTTGGCCGAAATCGAACATGCACTTGAACACCATGAACTGATCAAGGTGAAGATCGCCACGGAAGACCGTGAGACCAAAGCCCTGGTCGTTGATGCGATCGTGCGTGAAACCCGTGCAGTTAACGTGCAGGTGATCGGCAAGACGCTGGTGCTGTACCGTCCAACGAAGGAACGCAAAATCACCATTCCTCGCTGA
- the rlmE gene encoding 23S rRNA (uridine(2552)-2'-O)-methyltransferase RlmE: MTGKKRSASSSRWLQEHFSDKYVLQAQKKGLRSRAWFKLDEIQQGDKLFRPGMTVVDLGAAPGGWSQYVVTQIGAKGRVIACDILPMDPIVGVDFLQGDFRDEQVLKTLLDRVGETQVQVVMSDMAPNMTGTPAVDIPRSMYLCELALEMCRDVLAPGGSFLVKVFQGDGFEEYLKQIRSLFTKVKIRKPDASRSRSREVYIVATGRKL; encoded by the coding sequence ATGACTGGTAAAAAGCGTTCGGCCAGTTCCAGCCGCTGGCTGCAGGAACACTTTAGCGATAAATACGTGCTTCAGGCACAGAAAAAAGGGCTGCGTTCGCGCGCCTGGTTTAAACTCGATGAAATACAGCAGGGCGATAAGCTGTTCAGACCTGGGATGACCGTGGTTGACCTTGGTGCTGCCCCTGGCGGCTGGTCACAGTACGTGGTGACCCAGATCGGCGCCAAAGGTCGGGTCATCGCCTGCGATATTCTGCCGATGGACCCTATCGTTGGTGTTGACTTCCTGCAGGGCGATTTTCGCGATGAGCAGGTGCTGAAAACGCTGTTGGATCGGGTGGGTGAAACCCAGGTTCAGGTAGTCATGTCCGACATGGCCCCGAACATGACCGGTACGCCGGCTGTGGATATCCCTCGATCGATGTATTTATGTGAGCTGGCTCTGGAGATGTGCCGTGATGTTCTGGCACCCGGCGGTAGTTTTTTAGTGAAGGTGTTTCAGGGAGATGGTTTTGAAGAATACCTTAAGCAAATTCGCTCCCTGTTTACGAAAGTAAAAATTCGTAAACCGGACGCTTCGCGTTCTCGTTCGCGTGAAGTGTACATTGTAGCGACAGGGCGCAAACTGTAA
- the ftsH gene encoding ATP-dependent zinc metalloprotease FtsH, translating into MAKNLILWLVIAVVLMSVFQSFGPSESSGRKVDYSTFLSEVNQDQVREARINGREINVTKKDSNRYTTYIPVNDPKLLDNLLTKNVKVVGEPPEEPSLLATIFISWFPMLLLIGVWIFFMRQMQGGGGKGAMSFGKSKARMLTEDQIKTTFADVAGCDEAKEEVGELVEYLREPSRFQKLGGKIPKGVLMVGPPGTGKTLLAKAIAGEAKVPFFTISGSDFVEMFVGVGASRVRDMFEQAKKAAPCIIFIDEIDAVGRQRGAGLGGGHDEREQTLNQMLVEMDGFEGNEGIIVIAATNRPDVLDPALLRPGRFDRQVVVGLPDVRGREQILKVHMRRVPLATDMNPSVIARGTPGFSGADLANLVNEAALFAARGNKRVVSMVEFEKAKDKIMMGAERRSMVMTEAQKESTAYHEAGHAIVGTLVPGYDPVHKVTIIPRGRALGVAFFLPVGDEISANRQKLESRISVAYGGRLAEEIIYGVDYVSTGASSDIKMATSVARNMVTQWGFSEKLGPLLYAEEEGEVFLGRSVAKAKHMSDETARIIDQEVKKLIDTNYERARRILHENMDILHSMKDALMKYETIDAPQISDLMARREVRPPAGWDEATKAAADSNQAPRPADDPQTPGSDKIM; encoded by the coding sequence ATGGCGAAAAACCTGATTCTCTGGTTAGTCATCGCAGTCGTGCTGATGTCTGTATTCCAGAGCTTTGGGCCCAGCGAGTCGAGTGGCCGAAAGGTTGATTACTCAACCTTCCTGTCGGAAGTGAACCAGGATCAGGTCCGCGAGGCACGTATTAACGGGCGTGAGATTAACGTAACCAAAAAAGACAGTAACCGATACACCACTTACATTCCGGTCAACGATCCCAAGTTACTCGATAACCTGTTGACCAAAAATGTGAAAGTTGTGGGTGAACCACCGGAAGAGCCGAGCCTGCTGGCCACTATCTTCATCTCCTGGTTCCCGATGCTGTTGTTAATCGGCGTATGGATCTTCTTTATGCGTCAGATGCAGGGCGGCGGCGGTAAGGGCGCGATGTCCTTCGGCAAGAGCAAGGCCCGTATGCTGACGGAAGACCAGATTAAAACCACTTTTGCTGACGTGGCCGGTTGTGACGAAGCAAAAGAGGAAGTGGGCGAGCTGGTGGAATACCTGCGTGAGCCAAGCCGCTTCCAGAAGCTGGGCGGTAAGATTCCAAAAGGCGTGCTGATGGTCGGTCCTCCGGGTACCGGTAAAACCTTGCTGGCAAAAGCGATTGCCGGTGAAGCCAAAGTGCCGTTCTTTACCATCTCCGGTTCTGACTTTGTTGAAATGTTTGTCGGTGTGGGTGCTTCCCGCGTCCGCGACATGTTTGAACAGGCGAAGAAAGCCGCGCCGTGCATCATCTTCATCGATGAAATCGATGCGGTGGGCCGTCAGCGTGGTGCCGGTTTAGGCGGTGGTCACGACGAACGTGAGCAGACCCTGAACCAGATGCTGGTTGAGATGGATGGCTTCGAAGGCAATGAAGGCATCATCGTGATTGCGGCAACTAACCGTCCTGACGTACTCGATCCTGCGCTGCTGCGTCCGGGCCGTTTTGACCGTCAGGTGGTGGTTGGCCTGCCAGACGTGCGTGGCCGTGAGCAGATCCTGAAAGTGCATATGCGCCGCGTACCGCTGGCGACCGATATGAACCCGTCAGTGATTGCCCGTGGTACCCCTGGTTTCTCCGGTGCCGATCTGGCTAACCTGGTCAACGAAGCGGCGCTGTTCGCTGCCCGCGGCAACAAGCGCGTGGTGTCGATGGTCGAGTTTGAAAAAGCCAAAGACAAAATCATGATGGGTGCTGAACGTCGCTCCATGGTGATGACCGAAGCGCAGAAAGAGTCCACGGCTTATCACGAAGCGGGTCACGCTATCGTCGGTACGCTGGTGCCGGGCTACGATCCGGTGCACAAAGTGACGATTATCCCGCGCGGCCGTGCGCTGGGTGTGGCGTTCTTCTTACCGGTTGGTGATGAGATCAGCGCTAACCGTCAGAAGCTGGAAAGCCGCATCTCCGTGGCCTACGGTGGGCGTCTGGCCGAAGAGATTATCTACGGCGTTGACTATGTCTCTACCGGTGCGTCTTCTGATATCAAGATGGCCACCAGCGTAGCGCGTAACATGGTGACGCAGTGGGGCTTCTCTGAGAAGCTGGGTCCGTTGCTGTATGCAGAAGAAGAGGGTGAAGTGTTCCTCGGCCGTTCCGTGGCGAAAGCCAAGCATATGTCCGATGAAACGGCGCGCATCATCGATCAGGAAGTGAAAAAACTGATTGATACCAACTATGAGCGTGCCCGCCGCATTCTGCATGAGAACATGGATATCCTGCACTCGATGAAAGATGCGCTGATGAAGTATGAAACCATCGACGCACCGCAGATCAGCGACCTGATGGCGCGCCGCGAAGTGCGCCCGCCGGCCGGCTGGGATGAAGCGACCAAAGCGGCTGCAGACAGCAACCAGGCCCCGCGCCCGGCTGACGATCCGCAGACCCCAGGTTCAGACAAAATCATGTAA
- the folP gene encoding dihydropteroate synthase: protein MKLYARDAVLDLSHPHVMGILNVTPDSFSDGGKHNELIQALTHANEMINAGATLIDVGGESTRPGAAEVSVQEELDRVIPVVEAIAQRFEVWVSVDTSKAEVIREAARAGAHLINDIRSLQEPGALQAAAESGLPVCLMHMQGEPTTMQQSPHYQDVLRDVDDFFVRHIARCEAAGIKKTQLLLDPGFGFGKNLQHNYQLLAHLADYHHFGLPLLVGMSRKSMIGQLLNVGPSQRLTGSLACAVIAAMQGAQILRVHDVKETVEAMRVVEATQSAR, encoded by the coding sequence ATGAAGCTGTACGCCAGAGATGCTGTGCTCGACCTTTCACATCCGCATGTGATGGGGATCCTGAACGTCACCCCTGATTCCTTCTCCGACGGCGGCAAACATAACGAACTGATTCAGGCCCTGACCCACGCTAATGAGATGATCAACGCCGGCGCGACGCTGATTGATGTCGGCGGCGAATCCACCCGGCCGGGGGCGGCGGAGGTCAGCGTGCAGGAAGAGCTGGATCGGGTGATCCCGGTGGTCGAGGCGATTGCCCAGCGCTTTGAGGTGTGGGTCTCGGTGGATACCTCCAAAGCCGAGGTGATCCGCGAAGCGGCGCGCGCCGGCGCGCACCTGATAAACGACATCCGCTCGTTGCAGGAGCCTGGAGCGCTGCAGGCGGCGGCGGAAAGCGGCCTGCCGGTATGCCTGATGCATATGCAGGGCGAGCCGACCACCATGCAGCAGTCTCCGCACTATCAGGACGTATTGCGCGACGTCGACGACTTTTTTGTCCGGCACATTGCCCGCTGTGAAGCAGCCGGGATCAAAAAAACGCAGTTGCTGCTCGACCCGGGTTTCGGTTTCGGTAAAAATCTCCAGCACAATTATCAGCTGCTGGCCCATCTGGCCGACTATCACCACTTTGGCCTGCCGCTGCTGGTCGGGATGTCGCGCAAAAGCATGATTGGCCAGCTGCTTAACGTTGGCCCGTCGCAACGCCTGACCGGCAGCCTGGCCTGTGCGGTAATCGCCGCCATGCAGGGGGCACAGATCCTGCGCGTTCACGATGTTAAAGAAACCGTCGAGGCGATGCGCGTCGTCGAGGCCACCCAGTCAGCACGCTAA
- the glmM gene encoding phosphoglucosamine mutase yields the protein MSNRKYFGTDGIRGKVGETPITPDFVLKLGWAAGKVLASHGSKKVIIGKDTRISGYMLESALEAGLAAAGLSAAFTGPMPTPAVAYLTRTFRAEAGIVISASHNPFDDNGIKFFSTEGTKLPDDVEAAIEAEMEKPITCVESAQLGRASRIVDAAGRYIEFCKGTFPSELSLNGMKIVVDCANGATYHIAPNVLRELGATVIAIGVQPDGMNINKECGATDLRLLQERVLAEKADVGLAYDGDGDRIMMVDHLGHKVDGDQILYLIAREALRQGQLRGGVVGTLMSNMGLELALKQLGIPFARAKVGDRYVLEKLQEKGWRLGAENSGHVILLDKTTTGDGIVAGLQVLTAMVRNHMSLHDLCSGMKLLPQILVNVRFSGEHDPLEDAQVKAVTAEVEAELKGRGRVLLRKSGTEPLIRVMVEGEDEAQVNALAHRIADAVKAV from the coding sequence ATGAGCAACCGTAAATATTTTGGTACCGATGGCATTCGCGGCAAAGTAGGCGAAACTCCGATTACGCCTGATTTCGTGCTGAAGCTGGGCTGGGCGGCCGGTAAGGTGCTGGCCAGCCACGGCTCGAAGAAAGTGATCATCGGTAAAGACACGCGCATCTCCGGCTATATGCTGGAGTCGGCGCTGGAAGCGGGGCTGGCCGCAGCCGGCCTGTCTGCAGCCTTCACCGGCCCGATGCCGACCCCGGCGGTCGCCTACCTGACCCGCACCTTCCGCGCCGAGGCGGGCATCGTCATCTCCGCGTCTCACAACCCGTTTGACGACAACGGCATTAAGTTTTTCTCCACCGAAGGCACCAAGCTGCCGGACGACGTCGAAGCGGCGATTGAGGCGGAGATGGAAAAACCGATCACCTGCGTGGAGTCGGCTCAGCTGGGCCGCGCCAGCCGTATCGTTGACGCTGCCGGGCGCTACATTGAGTTTTGCAAAGGCACCTTCCCAAGTGAGCTGAGCCTGAACGGCATGAAAATCGTCGTCGACTGCGCCAACGGCGCCACCTATCACATCGCGCCGAACGTGCTGCGCGAGTTGGGTGCCACGGTGATCGCCATCGGCGTTCAGCCGGACGGTATGAACATCAACAAAGAGTGTGGAGCCACCGACCTGCGCCTGTTGCAGGAGCGCGTCCTGGCTGAGAAAGCCGACGTCGGGCTGGCCTATGACGGCGACGGTGACCGCATCATGATGGTCGACCATCTCGGCCACAAGGTTGACGGCGACCAGATCCTCTACCTGATCGCCCGTGAGGCGCTGCGCCAGGGCCAGCTGCGCGGCGGCGTGGTCGGCACGCTGATGAGTAATATGGGCCTGGAGCTGGCGCTGAAGCAGCTGGGTATTCCGTTTGCCCGCGCTAAGGTTGGCGACCGCTACGTGCTGGAGAAGCTGCAGGAAAAAGGCTGGCGGCTGGGTGCCGAGAACTCCGGCCACGTGATCCTGCTGGATAAAACCACCACCGGTGACGGCATTGTGGCCGGCCTGCAGGTGCTGACGGCGATGGTGCGTAACCATATGAGCCTGCACGACCTGTGCAGCGGCATGAAGCTGCTGCCACAGATCCTGGTCAACGTGCGCTTCAGCGGCGAGCATGACCCGCTGGAAGATGCGCAGGTGAAAGCGGTGACCGCCGAGGTGGAAGCCGAGCTGAAAGGGCGGGGCCGCGTGCTGCTGCGCAAGTCTGGTACCGAGCCGCTGATTCGGGTGATGGTGGAAGGCGAAGACGAAGCGCAGGTTAACGCGCTGGCGCATCGAATTGCGGATGCGGTGAAGGCGGTATAA
- the secG gene encoding preprotein translocase subunit SecG: MYEALLVVFLIVAIGLVGLIMLQQGKGADMGASFGAGASGTLFGSNGSGNFMTRMTAVLATLFFIISLILGNLNSNKTQKGSEWENLTAPAQSQQTQPAKPATGSDIPQ, from the coding sequence ATGTACGAAGCTCTTTTAGTAGTTTTCCTTATTGTGGCAATCGGCCTGGTGGGTCTGATCATGTTGCAGCAAGGTAAAGGCGCTGATATGGGAGCATCATTCGGTGCAGGCGCTTCCGGCACACTGTTTGGTTCTAACGGTTCAGGCAACTTTATGACCCGTATGACCGCAGTTCTGGCGACCCTGTTCTTCATTATCAGCCTGATCCTGGGTAACCTGAACAGCAACAAAACGCAGAAAGGAAGCGAGTGGGAAAATCTGACAGCACCAGCTCAGTCTCAACAGACTCAGCCTGCTAAACCGGCAACGGGCAGTGACATCCCGCAGTAA
- the rimP gene encoding ribosome maturation factor RimP, whose translation MSTLEQKLTELISAPVEALGYELVGIEFVRARTSTLRIYIDSEDGINVDDCADVSHQVSAVFDVEDPITVPYNLEVSSPGLDRPMFTAEHYDRFTGEEVSLVLRMAVQNRRKWQGIIKSVDGEMITVTVEGRDEVFALSNIQKANLVPHF comes from the coding sequence TTGTCCACATTAGAGCAAAAATTAACAGAGCTAATTTCAGCACCGGTAGAAGCGCTTGGCTACGAACTGGTCGGTATTGAGTTTGTCCGCGCCCGCACATCCACCCTGCGCATCTATATTGATAGTGAAGACGGCATCAATGTTGATGATTGCGCTGATGTGAGCCATCAGGTGAGTGCGGTATTCGATGTCGAAGACCCGATTACCGTGCCATATAACCTTGAAGTCTCTTCACCTGGCCTTGACCGCCCGATGTTTACCGCTGAACATTATGACCGTTTTACGGGCGAAGAAGTGAGCCTGGTGCTGCGTATGGCGGTACAGAACCGTCGCAAATGGCAGGGAATCATTAAATCTGTCGATGGGGAGATGATCACGGTGACCGTTGAGGGTCGTGACGAAGTGTTCGCGCTGAGTAATATCCAGAAGGCGAACCTGGTTCCCCACTTTTAA
- the nusA gene encoding transcription termination factor NusA encodes MNKEILAVVEAVSNEKSLPREKIFEALESALSTATKKKYEQEIDVRVTIDRKSGDFDTFRRWLVVEEVTQPTREITLEAARYEDEAFNPGDFVEDQIESVTFDRITTQTAKQVIVQKVREAERAMVIDQFHDQQGEIITGVVKKVNRDNISLEVRPLDGSNTSAEAVIIREDMLPRENFRPGDRIRGVLYDVRPEARGAQLFVSRSKPEMLIELFRIEVPEIGEEVIEIKAAARDPGSRAKIAVKTNDKRIDPVGACVGMRGARVQAVSSELGGERIDIVLWDDNPAQFVINAMAPADVASIVVDEDNHTMDIAVEAGNLAQAIGRNGQNVRLASQLSGWELNVMTVDDLQAKHQAEAHAAIDVFTKHLDIDEDFATVLVEEGFSSLEELAYVPINELLEIDGLDEDTVEALRDRAKNALTTLALAKEESLGDNQPAEDLLALEGLDRELAFRLAAKGVCTLEDLAEQGVDDLTDIDGLNDERAGALIMAARNICWFGDNA; translated from the coding sequence ATGAACAAAGAAATCTTAGCTGTTGTAGAAGCGGTCTCCAATGAGAAGTCCCTCCCACGCGAGAAGATTTTCGAAGCGCTGGAGAGCGCGCTGTCTACAGCCACCAAGAAAAAATACGAGCAGGAAATTGACGTTCGCGTCACCATCGATCGCAAAAGTGGCGACTTCGATACCTTCCGCCGTTGGTTAGTCGTAGAAGAAGTTACTCAGCCGACCCGTGAAATCACGCTGGAAGCGGCACGTTACGAAGACGAAGCGTTCAACCCGGGCGACTTCGTTGAAGACCAGATTGAATCTGTCACCTTCGACCGTATCACCACCCAGACTGCAAAACAGGTTATCGTGCAGAAAGTCCGCGAAGCGGAACGTGCGATGGTGATCGATCAGTTCCACGATCAGCAGGGTGAGATCATCACCGGCGTGGTGAAGAAAGTTAACCGCGACAACATTTCACTGGAAGTGCGCCCGTTAGACGGCTCTAACACCAGTGCGGAAGCGGTGATCATTCGTGAAGACATGCTGCCGCGCGAAAACTTCCGTCCGGGTGACCGTATCCGCGGCGTGCTGTATGACGTGCGTCCTGAAGCACGCGGTGCGCAGCTGTTCGTCAGCCGTTCCAAGCCGGAAATGCTGATTGAGCTGTTCCGCATTGAAGTGCCGGAAATCGGCGAAGAAGTGATTGAAATTAAAGCCGCCGCGCGCGACCCTGGCTCCCGTGCCAAGATCGCCGTAAAAACCAACGACAAGCGTATCGATCCGGTCGGCGCCTGCGTGGGTATGCGTGGTGCGCGTGTTCAGGCGGTATCCAGCGAGCTGGGTGGCGAGCGCATTGACATCGTACTGTGGGATGATAATCCGGCGCAGTTCGTGATCAACGCCATGGCCCCGGCGGATGTCGCCTCTATCGTGGTGGATGAAGATAATCACACCATGGATATCGCCGTTGAAGCCGGAAACCTGGCTCAGGCGATTGGCCGTAATGGCCAAAACGTGCGTCTGGCTTCACAGCTGAGTGGCTGGGAGCTGAACGTGATGACGGTCGACGACCTGCAGGCCAAACACCAGGCCGAGGCTCATGCTGCCATCGACGTCTTTACCAAACACCTCGATATCGATGAAGACTTTGCTACCGTACTGGTAGAAGAAGGCTTCTCCTCGCTGGAAGAGCTGGCCTACGTGCCAATCAACGAGCTGCTGGAGATCGACGGTCTGGATGAAGACACCGTTGAAGCGCTGCGCGACCGGGCTAAAAACGCGTTGACCACTTTGGCTCTGGCTAAAGAAGAGAGCCTCGGCGATAACCAGCCGGCAGAAGATTTACTGGCGCTGGAAGGTTTGGATCGTGAGCTGGCCTTCAGACTGGCCGCTAAAGGCGTTTGCACGCTGGAAGATCTTGCCGAGCAGGGTGTTGACGACCTGACAGATATTGATGGCCTGAACGATGAACGGGCGGGTGCGCTGATTATGGCTGCACGTAATATCTGCTGGTTCGGCGACAACGCGTAA